Proteins encoded within one genomic window of Amycolatopsis sp. 2-15:
- a CDS encoding amidohydrolase, whose translation MGSVTSHPVERVLAPLAAALPGLEALYVDFHRHPELAFAETRTAAELARRLEADGFEVHTGVGRTGVVGVLRNGEGPTVLLRADIDALPVEEKTGLEYASTARGVDEAGNDVPVMHACGHDMHATWLSGAASLLAAAREEWSGTLLVVFQPAEEGSGGASEMIADGLFDLAGRPDVVYGQHLVPGPAGWVLTRAGVLMAASDTLRITLHGRGGHGSRPETTVDPAVMAASVVLKLQTVVSREVAATEPAVVTVGSLHVGSVGNVIADHAVLEVNTRAFDDAVLLRLRAAIERIVNAEAAGANAPKPPTIELLNSYPATSNDETASDELTEVFRGHFADGTMLPAPLVTGSEDFGEFGAAAGVPSVFWLVGGLEPLEVITAMTEGRFETDIPSNHSPRFAPILHPTLRVGVETLVVAALSRMSHPGVG comes from the coding sequence ATGGGTTCCGTGACCTCCCATCCCGTCGAACGTGTCCTCGCCCCGCTCGCCGCGGCCCTGCCTGGCCTGGAGGCGCTCTACGTCGACTTCCACCGCCACCCCGAGCTGGCCTTCGCCGAGACCCGCACCGCGGCCGAGCTGGCGCGCCGGCTCGAGGCCGACGGGTTCGAGGTCCACACCGGCGTCGGCCGCACCGGCGTGGTCGGGGTGCTGCGCAACGGCGAGGGCCCCACGGTGCTGCTGCGTGCCGACATCGACGCGCTGCCCGTGGAGGAGAAGACGGGCCTCGAGTACGCGAGTACCGCGCGCGGCGTGGACGAGGCGGGCAACGACGTGCCCGTGATGCACGCCTGTGGCCACGACATGCACGCCACCTGGCTCTCCGGCGCCGCGAGCCTGCTCGCCGCCGCGCGCGAGGAGTGGTCCGGGACGCTGCTGGTCGTGTTCCAGCCCGCGGAAGAGGGCAGCGGCGGCGCGTCCGAGATGATCGCCGACGGGCTGTTCGACCTCGCCGGGCGCCCCGACGTGGTCTACGGCCAGCACCTCGTGCCCGGCCCGGCCGGCTGGGTCCTCACCAGGGCCGGTGTGCTCATGGCGGCGTCCGACACGCTGCGCATCACGCTGCACGGACGAGGCGGCCACGGCTCGCGGCCCGAGACCACCGTCGACCCGGCTGTGATGGCGGCGTCGGTGGTGCTGAAGCTGCAGACGGTGGTCTCCCGCGAGGTCGCGGCCACCGAACCGGCCGTGGTCACCGTCGGTTCGCTGCACGTCGGCTCGGTCGGCAACGTCATCGCCGACCACGCCGTGCTCGAAGTCAACACCCGTGCCTTCGACGACGCGGTGCTGCTGCGGCTGCGCGCGGCCATCGAACGCATCGTGAACGCCGAGGCCGCGGGCGCGAACGCGCCGAAGCCGCCGACGATCGAGCTGCTCAACTCCTACCCGGCGACCTCGAACGACGAGACCGCTTCCGACGAGCTCACCGAGGTGTTCCGCGGGCACTTCGCCGACGGCACCATGTTGCCGGCGCCGCTCGTGACCGGCAGCGAGGACTTCGGTGAGTTCGGCGCGGCGGCCGGCGTGCCGTCGGTGTTCTGGCTGGTGGGGGGCCTCGAACCGCTGGAGGTGATCACGGCGATGACCGAGGGCCGCTTCGAGACCGACATCCCGTCGAACCACTCGCCGCGCTTCGCGCCGATCCTGCACCCGACGCTGCGCGTGGGCGTCGAAACGCTCGTGGTGGCCGCGTTGTCACGGATGTCCCACCCGGGTGTCGGATGA
- a CDS encoding class I SAM-dependent methyltransferase, producing MSTNTPLPDLSDDVCARLREAFRRADYDADGVVDALGGAAHAALGRGEPEPARRASLDAGDLGTLVRLFLLGLTEPEKSVESAFSPLSPEAAVAAGILAADTDGYKVALDIRPHGDEEGSWWVVADLDADMLGHVVPEDHVLGVGHASLSLIRATSRRPVGTLLDVGTGNGVQALHATRHARRVTATDVSARALALAAGTFRLNELDVELVRGEWFAPVARRRFDQIVCNPPFVVGPPRVDYTYRDSGLAGDDASALVVRQLPGFLNDGGTGQLLASWLHKGGEDWADRVARWLPAETDAWFVQRDVADPALYVGTWLRDEGIDPRSPEGRVKAAAWLDWFTENRVQGIGFGFVTLRRAAGKTPTVVCEDLRQAYDDPLGPEAANWLDRVDWLRTHGGELMETAFRVPDSVLLERVDSPGDEGWETTVRRLHRTDGPGWQHEVDELATRLLAGCRGVLALEDLVELLAAAQGLDPAELAAAALPVVRELVRHGMLVPAPTSASAPAPAPAPMSQ from the coding sequence GTGAGCACGAACACGCCTCTGCCCGACCTGTCCGACGACGTCTGCGCGCGGTTGCGCGAGGCCTTCCGGCGCGCCGACTACGACGCCGACGGGGTGGTCGACGCCCTCGGCGGCGCGGCCCACGCGGCGCTCGGCCGCGGCGAGCCCGAGCCCGCCCGGCGCGCGAGCCTCGACGCGGGTGACCTCGGCACGCTCGTGCGGCTGTTCCTCCTCGGCCTGACCGAGCCCGAAAAGTCCGTTGAGTCCGCTTTTTCGCCGCTGAGCCCCGAAGCCGCCGTCGCGGCGGGCATCCTCGCGGCCGACACGGACGGGTACAAGGTTGCCCTCGACATCCGCCCGCACGGCGACGAGGAGGGCTCGTGGTGGGTGGTGGCCGACCTCGACGCCGACATGCTCGGCCACGTCGTGCCCGAGGACCACGTGCTCGGCGTGGGCCACGCGTCGCTCAGCCTCATCCGCGCCACCAGCCGGCGCCCGGTCGGCACGCTGCTCGATGTCGGCACCGGCAACGGCGTGCAGGCCCTGCACGCCACGCGCCACGCCCGGCGCGTGACGGCCACAGACGTGTCCGCGCGGGCGCTGGCGCTGGCCGCCGGCACATTCCGGCTCAACGAGCTCGACGTGGAACTGGTGCGCGGCGAGTGGTTCGCGCCGGTCGCGCGGCGCCGGTTCGACCAGATCGTGTGCAACCCGCCGTTCGTGGTCGGACCTCCGCGCGTGGACTACACCTATCGCGACTCGGGCCTGGCCGGCGACGACGCCAGCGCGCTCGTCGTGCGCCAGCTGCCGGGGTTCCTCAACGACGGCGGCACGGGGCAGCTGCTGGCTTCCTGGCTCCACAAGGGCGGTGAGGACTGGGCCGATCGGGTGGCGCGCTGGCTGCCGGCGGAGACGGACGCGTGGTTCGTGCAGCGCGACGTCGCCGACCCCGCGCTGTACGTGGGCACCTGGCTGCGCGACGAGGGCATCGACCCGCGCTCGCCCGAAGGCCGCGTGAAGGCCGCCGCGTGGCTCGACTGGTTCACCGAGAACCGCGTGCAGGGCATCGGCTTCGGCTTCGTCACGCTGCGCCGCGCCGCCGGGAAGACGCCGACCGTGGTGTGCGAAGACCTGCGCCAGGCCTACGACGACCCGCTGGGCCCGGAGGCCGCGAACTGGCTCGACCGCGTCGACTGGCTGCGCACGCACGGCGGCGAACTCATGGAAACCGCCTTCCGCGTGCCCGACAGCGTGCTGCTGGAACGCGTCGACTCCCCCGGCGACGAGGGATGGGAGACCACCGTGCGGCGTCTGCACCGCACCGACGGACCCGGGTGGCAGCACGAGGTCGACGAGCTCGCCACGCGGCTGCTGGCGGGCTGCCGGGGCGTGCTGGCGCTGGAGGACCTCGTGGAGCTGCTGGCGGCCGCGCAGGGCCTCGACCCGGCCGAGCTGGCCGCCGCCGCGCTGCCCGTGGTGCGAGAGCTCGTGCGGCACGGGATGCTCGTGCCGGCCCCGACTTCGGCTTCGGCTCCGGCTCCGGCTCCGGCTCCGATGTCACAGTGA
- the dtd gene encoding D-aminoacyl-tRNA deacylase: MRAVAARVTRASVTVGGEVTGALEEPGLLVLLGIHADDDRVKAATMARKLHELRILRDEQSCATAGAPLLVVSQFTLYGDTRKGRRPSFVAAARPEVAEPLVDAVVQELRDRGASVATGRFGAMMAVESVNDGPFTVLVEV; encoded by the coding sequence GTGAGGGCCGTCGCGGCGCGCGTCACCCGGGCGAGTGTGACGGTCGGCGGAGAGGTGACCGGCGCACTCGAAGAACCGGGACTATTGGTGCTGCTGGGAATTCACGCTGACGATGATCGGGTGAAAGCGGCGACGATGGCGCGCAAGCTCCACGAACTGCGGATCCTGCGCGACGAGCAGTCCTGCGCGACCGCGGGCGCGCCGTTGCTGGTGGTGTCCCAGTTCACGCTCTACGGCGACACCCGCAAGGGCCGCCGGCCGTCCTTTGTCGCCGCCGCGCGCCCCGAAGTAGCCGAGCCCCTGGTGGACGCCGTGGTGCAGGAGTTGCGTGACCGTGGGGCATCCGTGGCCACCGGGCGCTTCGGCGCGATGATGGCGGTGGAGAGCGTGAACGACGGTCCGTTCACCGTTCTCGTCGAGGTCTAG
- a CDS encoding sigma-70 family RNA polymerase sigma factor, producing the protein MSVQTLEREARGIRERGIPAQQNEEPVSVGTLTDADLDAQSPAADLVRVYLNGIGKTALLTAADEVELAKRIEAGVFAQHMLDTAEDLTTKRRAELTALVRDGHVAKNHLLEANLRLVVSLAKRYTGRGMPLLDLIQEGNLGLIRAVEKFDYSKGFKFSTYATWWIRQAITRGMADQGRTIRLPVHLVEQVNKLARIRRDLHQQLGRDATHDELAAESGIPVHKIANLLDQSRDPVSLDMPVGAEEDAPLGDFIEDSEATDAESAVISGLLQDDLRRVLATLDDREQHVIRLRYGLDDGQPRTLDQIGKHFGLSRERVRQIEREVMAKLRQGERADRLRAYAS; encoded by the coding sequence ATGTCAGTCCAGACTCTCGAACGCGAAGCGCGCGGGATTCGCGAGCGTGGGATTCCAGCACAGCAGAACGAGGAGCCCGTGAGTGTGGGGACGCTCACGGACGCCGACCTCGACGCCCAGAGCCCGGCCGCCGACCTGGTGCGCGTGTACCTGAACGGCATCGGCAAGACCGCGCTGCTCACCGCGGCCGACGAGGTCGAGCTGGCCAAGCGCATCGAGGCGGGCGTGTTCGCGCAGCACATGCTCGACACCGCCGAAGACCTCACGACCAAGCGCCGCGCCGAGCTCACCGCGCTGGTGCGCGACGGGCACGTGGCGAAGAACCACCTGCTGGAGGCCAACCTCCGCCTCGTGGTCTCGCTCGCGAAGCGCTACACCGGCCGGGGGATGCCACTGCTCGACCTGATCCAGGAGGGGAACCTGGGTCTGATCCGCGCGGTGGAGAAGTTCGACTACTCCAAGGGGTTCAAGTTCTCGACCTACGCCACCTGGTGGATCCGCCAGGCCATCACCAGGGGGATGGCCGACCAGGGTCGCACCATCCGGCTGCCGGTCCACCTCGTGGAGCAGGTCAACAAGCTCGCCCGCATCCGCCGCGACCTGCACCAGCAGCTCGGCCGTGACGCGACGCACGACGAACTGGCCGCCGAGTCCGGCATCCCGGTCCACAAGATCGCGAACCTGCTCGACCAGTCCCGTGACCCGGTGAGCCTCGACATGCCCGTGGGCGCCGAGGAAGACGCCCCGCTGGGCGACTTCATCGAGGACTCGGAAGCGACCGACGCCGAAAGCGCCGTCATCTCCGGCCTCCTGCAGGACGACCTGCGCCGCGTCCTCGCGACGCTCGACGACCGCGAACAGCACGTCATCCGCCTGCGCTACGGCCTCGACGACGGCCAGCCGCGCACGCTGGACCAGATCGGCAAGCACTTCGGTCTCTCGCGCGAGCGCGTGCGTCAGATCGAGCGTGAGGTCATGGCGAAGCTCCGCCAGGGCGAGCGGGCCGACCGGCTCCGCGCGTATGCCTCGTAA
- a CDS encoding fumarate hydratase, whose amino-acid sequence MPSTTFQHTEVLPLGKDTTTEYRLVTADGVETVEAAGRKFLKVDPAALTTLARTAITDIQHLLRTSHLQQLRAIVDDPEASGNDRFVAMDLLRNAAISAGGVLPMCQDTGTAIVIGKRSEGVLTGGDDERALSEGIFDAYQQLNLRYSQMAPTNFWEERNTGTNLPAQVELYHKDNTAGESSDPSYEFLFMAKGGGSANKTFLYQETKAVLNPKRLARFLDEKLRSLGTAACPPYHLAIVVGGMSAEFNLKVAKLASARYLDTLPTEGSELGHAFRDPSLEQQVLEMTRQFGIGAQFGGKYFCHDVRVIRLPRHGASCPVGIAVSCSADRQAKAKITADGVFIEQLERDPAQFLPDVTEDDLSDEVVSVDLNRPMAEIRAQLSQLPVKTRLSLSGPLVVARDIAHAKIAERLDAGEEMPQYLKDHPVYYAGPAKTPDGYASGSFGPTTAGRMDSYVEQFQAAGGSMVMLAKGNRSKQVTAACQNHGGFYLGSIGGPAARLAKDCIKKVDVLEYPELGMEAVWKIEVEDFPAFIVIDDKGNDFFAATSEPVLQISFR is encoded by the coding sequence GTGCCGTCCACCACGTTTCAGCACACCGAAGTCCTGCCGCTCGGCAAGGACACCACCACCGAATACCGGCTGGTCACGGCCGACGGCGTCGAAACCGTCGAAGCGGCCGGCCGGAAGTTCCTCAAGGTCGACCCCGCGGCGCTGACCACGCTCGCGCGCACGGCCATCACGGACATCCAGCACCTGCTGCGTACGTCACACCTGCAGCAGCTGCGGGCGATCGTCGACGACCCCGAGGCGAGCGGCAATGACCGGTTCGTCGCGATGGACCTGCTGCGCAACGCGGCCATCTCGGCCGGCGGGGTGCTGCCGATGTGCCAGGACACCGGCACGGCCATCGTCATCGGCAAGCGCTCCGAGGGCGTGCTGACCGGCGGTGACGACGAGCGGGCCCTGTCGGAGGGCATCTTCGACGCCTACCAGCAGCTGAACCTGCGCTATTCGCAGATGGCGCCGACCAACTTCTGGGAAGAGCGCAACACCGGCACCAACCTGCCGGCGCAGGTCGAGCTCTACCACAAGGACAACACTGCCGGGGAGTCGTCAGATCCTTCTTACGAGTTCCTGTTCATGGCCAAGGGCGGTGGGAGCGCGAACAAGACGTTCCTGTACCAGGAGACCAAGGCCGTGCTGAACCCCAAGCGGCTCGCCCGGTTCCTGGACGAGAAGCTGCGCAGCCTCGGCACCGCGGCCTGCCCGCCATACCACCTGGCGATCGTCGTCGGCGGCATGTCGGCGGAGTTCAACCTGAAGGTCGCGAAGCTCGCTTCGGCGCGCTACCTCGACACGCTGCCGACCGAGGGTTCCGAGCTGGGCCACGCGTTCCGCGATCCGAGCCTCGAGCAGCAGGTGCTGGAGATGACGCGCCAGTTCGGCATCGGCGCGCAGTTCGGCGGCAAGTACTTCTGCCACGACGTGCGCGTGATCCGCCTGCCCCGCCACGGCGCGAGCTGCCCGGTCGGCATCGCCGTGTCGTGCTCGGCCGACCGCCAGGCCAAGGCCAAGATCACCGCCGACGGCGTGTTCATCGAGCAACTCGAGCGCGACCCCGCGCAGTTCCTGCCCGACGTGACCGAGGACGACCTGTCCGACGAGGTCGTGAGCGTGGACCTCAACCGCCCCATGGCGGAGATCCGCGCGCAGCTCTCGCAGCTGCCGGTGAAGACGCGGCTGTCGCTGTCCGGGCCGCTGGTCGTCGCGCGCGACATCGCGCACGCGAAGATCGCCGAGCGCCTCGACGCCGGCGAGGAGATGCCGCAGTACCTCAAGGACCACCCGGTGTACTACGCCGGCCCGGCGAAGACGCCCGACGGCTACGCGTCCGGTTCGTTCGGCCCCACCACGGCCGGGCGCATGGACTCCTACGTCGAGCAGTTCCAGGCCGCGGGCGGCTCGATGGTGATGCTCGCGAAGGGCAACCGCTCCAAGCAGGTCACCGCCGCGTGCCAGAACCACGGCGGCTTCTACCTCGGCTCGATCGGCGGCCCGGCCGCACGGCTGGCCAAGGACTGCATCAAGAAGGTCGACGTGCTGGAGTACCCCGAGCTCGGCATGGAAGCCGTGTGGAAGATCGAGGTCGAGGACTTCCCCGCCTTCATCGTCATCGACGACAAGGGCAACGACTTCTTCGCCGCCACCAGCGAACCGGTGCTGCAGATCAGCTTCCGCTAG
- a CDS encoding MarR family winged helix-turn-helix transcriptional regulator — translation MSTASDTEIATRVWARMRALVLDRHERKREVCEALGMSFIKIKALRRVAARPLTMSELTEQLNTDRPYTTHVVDELVRRGLVLREPHPEDRRSRVVTVTAPGAVAAARAERILGEPPKSMLALSSAELAELDHLIAQVTDD, via the coding sequence ATGAGTACCGCCTCCGACACCGAGATCGCCACCCGGGTGTGGGCCCGCATGCGCGCGCTGGTGCTCGACCGCCACGAACGCAAGCGCGAAGTGTGTGAAGCGCTCGGCATGAGCTTCATCAAGATCAAGGCCCTGCGCCGGGTCGCGGCCCGGCCTCTGACGATGAGTGAACTCACCGAGCAGCTCAACACCGACCGGCCCTACACCACCCACGTCGTGGACGAGCTCGTCCGCCGCGGCCTCGTGCTGCGCGAGCCGCACCCCGAGGACCGGCGCAGCCGCGTCGTCACCGTCACGGCCCCCGGCGCCGTGGCCGCGGCCCGGGCCGAGCGCATCCTGGGGGAGCCGCCGAAGTCGATGCTCGCGCTCTCGTCCGCGGAGCTCGCCGAGCTGGACCACCTGATCGCCCAGGTCACCGACGACTGA
- a CDS encoding MFS transporter: MTLRGTVPELSRRRRQIVLAVCCMSLFIVGLDNTIVNLALPSIQHDLGASVSSLQWTIDAYTLVLASLLMLSGSTADRLGRRRTFQTGLVLFGVGSLLCGLAPSVGLLIAFRALQAIGGSMLNPVAMSIVTNTFTDPKERGRAIGMWGATMGLSMAVGPVLGGILVGAAGWRSIFWINVPVVIAALALAAVFVPESRAPRPRRIDPVGQLLVIVFLAGLTYGIIEGRDAGYGSPQILVAFVLALVSVAVFVPYERRRRDPLLEPRFFRSAPFSGATLTAVSGIAAMAGFLFLNSLYLQDTRGYSALHAGLLTLPMAIMCAICAPISGRLVGTRGARLPLVGAGIGTVIGALLMLDLSSTTPLWRLIIAYIVFGIGFGLVNAPITYAAVSGMPRAQAGVAAAIASTSRQVGTSLGVAVIGAVVTARVHGSFADGLAAASHAGWWIIGGCGLLVLVLGLVTTTRWAYATARRVGVEEEADTGLVRA, translated from the coding sequence ATGACTCTGAGGGGTACCGTGCCGGAGCTCAGCCGTCGGCGGCGCCAGATCGTGCTGGCTGTCTGCTGCATGAGCCTGTTCATCGTCGGGCTCGACAACACGATCGTGAACCTGGCGCTGCCCTCCATCCAGCACGACCTGGGCGCGTCCGTGTCGAGCCTGCAGTGGACGATCGACGCCTACACGCTCGTGCTCGCGAGCCTGCTCATGCTGTCGGGCTCGACGGCCGACCGGCTCGGGCGGCGAAGGACGTTCCAGACGGGCCTGGTGCTCTTCGGCGTCGGCTCGCTGCTGTGCGGTCTCGCGCCCAGCGTGGGGCTGCTCATCGCGTTCCGCGCGCTGCAGGCCATCGGCGGGTCGATGCTCAACCCGGTGGCGATGTCGATCGTCACCAACACGTTCACGGATCCGAAGGAGCGCGGGCGCGCGATCGGCATGTGGGGCGCCACCATGGGGTTGTCCATGGCCGTGGGCCCGGTGCTGGGCGGCATCCTCGTGGGCGCGGCCGGCTGGCGCTCGATCTTCTGGATCAACGTGCCGGTCGTCATCGCGGCGCTGGCGCTCGCCGCGGTGTTCGTGCCGGAGTCGCGCGCGCCGCGGCCGCGCCGGATCGACCCGGTGGGCCAGCTGCTGGTGATCGTGTTCCTCGCCGGGCTGACCTACGGCATCATCGAGGGCCGCGACGCCGGATACGGCTCGCCGCAGATCCTCGTCGCGTTCGTGCTCGCGCTGGTCTCGGTGGCCGTGTTCGTGCCGTACGAGCGAAGGCGGCGAGACCCGCTGCTGGAGCCGCGGTTCTTCCGCAGCGCGCCGTTCTCCGGCGCTACGCTCACGGCGGTGTCCGGCATCGCGGCGATGGCCGGGTTCCTCTTCCTCAACTCGCTCTACCTGCAGGACACCCGCGGCTACAGCGCGCTGCACGCGGGCCTGCTGACGCTGCCGATGGCCATCATGTGCGCGATCTGCGCGCCCATCTCCGGCCGGCTCGTGGGCACCCGCGGCGCGCGGCTGCCGCTGGTGGGCGCGGGCATCGGCACCGTGATCGGCGCGCTGCTGATGCTCGACCTGTCCTCGACCACACCACTGTGGCGGCTGATCATCGCCTACATCGTCTTCGGCATCGGGTTCGGCCTGGTCAACGCCCCCATCACCTACGCGGCGGTGTCCGGCATGCCGCGTGCACAGGCCGGCGTCGCCGCCGCGATCGCCTCGACCAGCCGCCAGGTCGGCACGTCGCTGGGCGTGGCGGTGATCGGCGCGGTGGTCACGGCGCGGGTGCACGGCTCGTTCGCCGACGGCCTCGCGGCCGCCAGCCACGCCGGCTGGTGGATCATCGGCGGCTGCGGTCTGCTGGTGCTCGTGCTGGGGCTGGTGACCACCACGCGCTGGGCGTACGCCACGGCGCGGCGCGTGGGCGTCGAAGAGGAAGCCGACACGGGATTGGTGCGGGCCTGA
- a CDS encoding SRPBCC family protein — protein sequence MGTRQISRTAVVAASPEQLFDLLADPANHPLIDGSGTVRRGRDGAPSRLSLGAKFGMDMKLGAPYRISNTVVEFQENRLIAWRHFGGHRWRWLLEPAGEGKTTVTETFDYSTAASPLAIELMGFPKRNADGIEKTLARLTKMFPG from the coding sequence ATGGGAACCCGCCAGATCTCACGCACCGCGGTCGTCGCCGCGTCCCCGGAGCAACTGTTCGACCTGCTCGCCGATCCCGCCAACCACCCGCTGATCGACGGGTCCGGCACGGTTCGCCGCGGCCGTGACGGCGCCCCTTCCCGGCTCTCGCTCGGCGCGAAGTTCGGGATGGACATGAAGCTGGGCGCGCCGTACCGGATCAGCAACACCGTCGTGGAGTTCCAGGAGAACCGGCTCATCGCGTGGCGCCACTTCGGGGGCCACCGTTGGCGCTGGCTGCTGGAGCCAGCCGGCGAGGGCAAGACCACGGTGACCGAGACGTTCGACTACTCCACCGCGGCCTCGCCGCTGGCGATCGAGCTGATGGGCTTCCCGAAGCGCAACGCCGACGGCATCGAGAAGACCCTTGCCCGGCTTACGAAGATGTTCCCCGGCTGA
- a CDS encoding phosphonatase-like hydrolase, which yields MTTELVVLDLAGTTVVDDGLVVRAFTAAIGSAGVSEVDERFPAMLAHVNATMGQSKITVFRALLPTEELAQRANTEFERAYADLVAAGECKPVPGAEEVIRGLRHGGVKVALTTGFAPVTQQAILEALGWRDLADLALAPGEGRRGRPYPDLVLTAVLRLGVTDVRHVAVAGDTPSDVRTGLSAGARVVAGVLTGAGTRAELTEAGATHVLDSVRDLPDVLD from the coding sequence GTGACGACCGAGCTCGTGGTGCTGGACCTCGCCGGCACCACCGTCGTCGACGACGGGCTCGTGGTGCGCGCCTTCACCGCCGCCATCGGCAGCGCCGGGGTGTCCGAAGTGGACGAGCGATTCCCGGCGATGCTCGCGCACGTGAACGCCACCATGGGCCAGTCGAAGATCACCGTCTTCCGCGCCCTGTTGCCGACCGAGGAGCTCGCGCAGCGCGCCAACACCGAGTTCGAACGCGCCTACGCCGACCTGGTCGCGGCGGGGGAGTGCAAGCCCGTCCCCGGGGCGGAGGAGGTGATCCGCGGACTGCGCCACGGCGGCGTGAAGGTGGCGCTGACCACCGGCTTCGCGCCCGTCACGCAGCAGGCGATCCTCGAGGCGCTGGGCTGGCGCGACCTCGCCGACCTCGCGCTCGCCCCCGGCGAGGGCCGGCGCGGCCGCCCGTACCCGGACCTGGTGCTCACGGCCGTGCTGCGCCTGGGCGTCACCGACGTGCGCCACGTCGCCGTCGCCGGGGACACGCCCTCGGACGTGCGCACCGGCTTGTCCGCGGGCGCGCGCGTGGTGGCCGGGGTGCTGACCGGCGCCGGCACGCGCGCCGAGCTCACCGAGGCCGGGGCGACCCACGTACTGGACTCCGTGCGTGACCTGCCGGACGTGCTGGACTGA
- a CDS encoding TIGR03364 family FAD-dependent oxidoreductase, translated as MRILIVGGGVLGTMHAWQAIRRGHDVVHLEREPEARGASVRNFGLVWVSGRAAGPELTTALRARELWQTIAEQTPALGFRANGSLTVLRTEAERAVAETAMTKADAAERGFKLLTAAETRQLNPALRGDFTAALWCERDAAVEPRPAQPALRAALHQTGRYTWLPSREVRTLTDTGVTDDHGDHHEGDVTIFCTGAWLSGLVRELAGEIPVRRVRLQMAQTEPLGETLTTSVADADSFRYYPAFRSDALAELGRTQPQGDVAATHAMQLLMVQRLDGSLTIGDTHEYDQPFGFDVTEDPYEHLAEVAGALLGRPLPRIRRRWAGVYAQALDPAAVVHRERLADNAFLVTGPGGRGMTCSPAIAEDTALELGL; from the coding sequence GTGCGAATCCTCATCGTCGGTGGCGGCGTCCTCGGCACGATGCACGCGTGGCAGGCGATCCGCCGCGGCCACGACGTCGTCCACCTCGAACGCGAGCCCGAAGCCCGCGGCGCCTCCGTGCGCAACTTCGGTCTCGTCTGGGTCAGCGGCCGCGCGGCCGGCCCGGAGCTCACCACGGCGTTACGCGCCCGCGAGCTCTGGCAGACGATCGCCGAGCAGACGCCGGCGCTGGGCTTCCGCGCCAACGGCTCGCTCACGGTCCTTCGCACCGAAGCCGAGCGCGCCGTCGCCGAGACCGCGATGACGAAGGCCGACGCGGCCGAGCGCGGCTTCAAGCTCCTCACCGCGGCCGAGACCCGTCAGCTGAACCCCGCGCTGCGTGGCGACTTCACGGCCGCCCTGTGGTGCGAGCGCGACGCGGCCGTCGAACCCCGCCCCGCCCAGCCCGCCCTGCGCGCGGCTCTGCACCAGACCGGCCGCTACACCTGGCTGCCCAGCCGCGAAGTCCGCACGCTGACCGACACCGGCGTCACCGACGACCACGGCGACCACCACGAAGGCGACGTCACGATCTTCTGCACCGGCGCGTGGCTCAGCGGTCTCGTCCGCGAGCTCGCCGGGGAAATCCCCGTCCGCCGCGTGCGGCTGCAGATGGCGCAGACCGAACCCCTCGGCGAGACGCTGACCACGAGCGTCGCCGACGCCGACAGCTTCCGCTACTACCCGGCCTTCCGCAGCGACGCGCTCGCCGAGCTCGGCCGGACCCAGCCTCAGGGCGACGTCGCCGCCACCCACGCGATGCAGCTGCTCATGGTCCAGCGCCTCGACGGCTCGCTCACCATCGGCGACACGCACGAGTACGACCAGCCCTTCGGCTTCGACGTGACCGAAGACCCGTACGAGCACCTCGCCGAGGTGGCCGGCGCGCTGCTGGGCCGGCCGCTGCCGCGCATCCGCCGCCGCTGGGCCGGCGTATACGCCCAGGCCCTCGACCCGGCCGCGGTAGTGCACCGGGAACGCTTGGCGGACAACGCTTTCCTCGTGACCGGTCCCGGCGGGCGCGGCATGACGTGCTCGCCGGCGATCGCCGAGGACACCGCGCTGGAGCTGGGCCTGTGA
- a CDS encoding DoxX family protein, whose translation MNAALWAGQIVLALLFALSGSLKSTMSRERLLETGQTGAAAYPLPVVRFTAICELIAVVGLVLPQLTGVAPSLTGWAAVGLVVVMIGAMAMHARLAIVGHKAAEWRNVTVNALILAVAVFVAGGRL comes from the coding sequence GTGAACGCCGCACTCTGGGCCGGGCAGATCGTCCTCGCCCTGCTGTTCGCCCTGTCGGGCTCGCTCAAGTCCACGATGTCGCGCGAGCGTTTGCTCGAAACGGGCCAGACCGGCGCCGCCGCCTACCCGCTGCCGGTGGTGCGGTTCACCGCGATCTGCGAGCTCATCGCCGTGGTCGGACTCGTCCTGCCCCAGCTCACCGGTGTCGCGCCGAGCCTCACGGGCTGGGCCGCCGTCGGCTTGGTCGTGGTGATGATCGGCGCCATGGCCATGCATGCGCGGCTCGCGATCGTCGGGCACAAGGCCGCGGAGTGGCGCAACGTCACCGTCAACGCCCTGATCCTCGCCGTCGCGGTGTTCGTCGCCGGCGGGCGCCTCTGA